The Nocardioides panzhihuensis genome has a segment encoding these proteins:
- a CDS encoding TerC/Alx family metal homeostasis membrane protein — protein MDVSPLIWWLTIGIASAVLLFDVLVIGRRPHEPSRRELVVALSVYIGLAILFGIGVFVFSGPKYGTEFFAGWLTEYSLSVDNLFIFIIIMSKFAVPRQYQQKALLIGIILALIFRGIFIAVGAAAIENFSWVFYLFGAFLIYTAVKLAMEGGEDEDEYEEPAIVKFLERHIPMTSQWTSAKMFIQENGKRIATPMFVVICALGVTDLLFALDSIPAIYGLTKEPYLVLTANIFALMGLRQLYFLIGGLLERLVYLSYGLAILLGFIGLKLVFHALHENELWFINGGHHVEWAPEIPISVSLSVIVGILAITTILSLLKSRSMSAKERDDATGPRNM, from the coding sequence GTGGACGTCTCACCGCTCATCTGGTGGTTGACCATCGGCATCGCCAGCGCTGTGCTGCTCTTCGACGTACTCGTCATCGGCCGCCGGCCGCACGAGCCCTCCCGTCGGGAGCTGGTCGTCGCGCTGAGCGTCTACATCGGCCTGGCCATCCTGTTCGGCATCGGTGTCTTCGTGTTCTCCGGCCCGAAGTACGGCACGGAGTTCTTCGCGGGCTGGCTGACTGAGTACTCGCTCTCGGTCGACAACCTGTTCATCTTCATCATCATCATGTCGAAGTTCGCGGTGCCACGGCAGTATCAGCAGAAGGCGCTGCTGATCGGCATCATCCTGGCGCTGATCTTCCGCGGCATCTTCATCGCCGTGGGCGCGGCCGCGATCGAGAACTTCAGCTGGGTCTTCTACCTGTTCGGTGCGTTCCTGATCTACACCGCGGTCAAGCTGGCCATGGAGGGAGGCGAGGACGAGGACGAGTACGAGGAGCCCGCCATCGTGAAGTTCCTCGAGCGGCACATCCCGATGACCTCGCAGTGGACCAGCGCCAAGATGTTCATCCAGGAGAACGGCAAGCGGATCGCGACCCCGATGTTCGTGGTCATCTGCGCGCTGGGAGTCACCGACCTGCTGTTCGCGCTCGACTCGATCCCGGCGATCTACGGTCTGACCAAGGAGCCCTACCTGGTCCTGACCGCCAACATCTTCGCGCTGATGGGTCTGCGCCAGCTCTACTTCCTCATCGGTGGTCTGCTCGAGCGCCTGGTCTACCTGTCCTACGGCCTGGCGATCCTGCTCGGCTTCATCGGCCTCAAGCTCGTCTTCCACGCGCTCCACGAGAACGAGCTGTGGTTCATCAACGGTGGCCACCACGTCGAGTGGGCGCCCGAGATCCCGATCTCGGTCTCGCTCAGCGTCATCGTCGGTATCCTGGCGATCACCACCATCCTGAGCCTGCTGAAGTCGCGCAGCATGAGTGCGAAGGAGCGCGACGACGCCACCGGTCCGCGCAACATGTGA
- a CDS encoding sensor histidine kinase, with protein MTVAAAPGPRWLGDVGQVALAGVLALTLLPVGWTSVTEGDVATGWEIALLVALVALHAAVVTARRRPLESYVAGALAELVLVAAPDLGGPTAAAAGSEFGPVLLPSSLCFFVLLYAVSAQDRRPWPGVALGIALVGCLLTVVRVWHFDGTGLQGWTWWLMVTTATLAATMAAWALGRFRATRAAWADQVADRAAGEERQRIAREMHDVVAHSLAVVVSHAEAGRMVVGQQPERAAGILDTIANTGREALTEMRGLLGVLGGESSTEPQPGLADVGDLVERMRAAGLSVRLEADEPGQVAPAVGLTAYRVVQEALTNVTRHAGPGAAATVSVKRTGRHLQVEVSDDGVGTQRPPGRGLRGMRERVAAVGGTLEAGPSSEGWRVRAMMPL; from the coding sequence ATGACCGTGGCAGCTGCTCCCGGGCCCCGCTGGCTCGGCGACGTCGGACAGGTGGCGCTGGCCGGGGTGCTGGCGCTGACCCTGCTGCCGGTCGGATGGACGTCGGTGACAGAGGGCGACGTCGCCACGGGGTGGGAGATCGCGCTCCTGGTCGCGCTCGTGGCGCTGCACGCCGCTGTGGTCACCGCCCGTCGCCGGCCGCTGGAGTCGTACGTCGCCGGGGCGCTGGCCGAGCTGGTGCTGGTCGCAGCTCCCGATCTGGGTGGGCCGACGGCGGCCGCCGCCGGCAGCGAGTTCGGACCGGTCCTGCTGCCGAGCAGTCTGTGCTTCTTCGTGCTGCTCTACGCGGTGAGCGCGCAGGACCGGCGACCCTGGCCCGGGGTCGCGCTCGGCATCGCGCTGGTGGGCTGTCTGCTGACCGTCGTACGCGTATGGCATTTCGACGGCACCGGCCTGCAGGGGTGGACCTGGTGGCTGATGGTGACCACCGCGACGCTGGCGGCCACGATGGCGGCGTGGGCACTCGGTCGCTTCCGCGCCACTCGGGCCGCCTGGGCCGACCAGGTCGCCGATCGTGCGGCCGGCGAGGAGCGGCAGCGGATCGCGCGCGAGATGCACGACGTCGTCGCCCACTCGCTCGCGGTCGTGGTCAGCCACGCCGAGGCCGGCCGGATGGTCGTCGGGCAGCAGCCGGAGCGGGCGGCGGGGATCCTCGACACCATCGCGAACACCGGCCGGGAGGCGCTGACGGAGATGCGGGGGCTGCTCGGGGTGCTCGGCGGGGAGTCCTCGACGGAGCCACAGCCGGGGCTGGCCGACGTCGGTGATCTCGTCGAGCGGATGCGCGCGGCCGGCCTGAGTGTCCGTCTCGAGGCGGACGAGCCCGGTCAGGTCGCGCCGGCCGTCGGCCTGACCGCCTACCGGGTCGTGCAGGAGGCGCTCACCAACGTCACCCGTCATGCGGGGCCAGGAGCGGCGGCGACGGTGTCGGTGAAACGCACCGGCCGTCATCTCCAGGTCGAGGTCAGCGACGACGGAGTAGGGACGCAGCGCCCACCCGGGCGAGGTCTGCGCGGGATGCGTGAACGGGTGGCCGCGGTCGGCGGGACGCTCGAGGCGGGGCCGAGCAGCGAAGGGTGGCGGGTACGCGCCATGATGCCGCTATGA
- a CDS encoding response regulator: MSEPGSPIRVAIVDDQELMRSALRMMVESQADLELAGEAADGHEALALVRTKRVDVVLMDLRMPRLDGIQATAAITSEKPATKVVALTTFDLDDYAFPAIRAGASGFLLKDARAEEIVEAIRTVHAGHAVVAPSTTRRLLEHVATGPAPDSGRAADIRAALTPRELDMLLELATGDSNSEIARRVHLSEATVKTHVGHVLAKLGLRDRVQAVVLAYETGLVGRRS; the protein is encoded by the coding sequence GTGAGCGAGCCAGGGAGCCCGATCCGGGTGGCGATCGTCGACGACCAGGAGCTGATGCGCTCGGCGCTGCGGATGATGGTCGAGAGCCAGGCCGACCTCGAGCTCGCCGGGGAGGCGGCCGACGGTCATGAGGCGCTCGCCCTGGTGCGTACGAAGCGGGTCGACGTGGTCCTCATGGACCTGCGGATGCCGCGGCTCGACGGGATCCAGGCCACGGCAGCGATCACGAGTGAGAAGCCCGCGACGAAGGTCGTGGCGCTGACGACGTTCGACCTCGACGACTACGCGTTCCCGGCGATCCGGGCCGGCGCCAGCGGCTTCCTGCTCAAGGACGCCCGGGCCGAGGAGATCGTCGAGGCGATCCGCACCGTTCACGCCGGTCATGCCGTCGTGGCGCCGTCGACGACGCGACGCCTGCTCGAGCACGTGGCGACGGGCCCCGCCCCCGACAGCGGCCGCGCCGCCGACATCCGGGCAGCCCTCACGCCCCGCGAGCTCGACATGCTGCTCGAGCTCGCCACCGGCGACAGCAACTCCGAGATCGCCCGCCGCGTCCACCTCTCCGAGGCGACGGTGAAGACGCACGTCGGCCATGTGCTCGCCAAGCTCGGCCTGCGCGACCGGGTGCAGGCGGTCGTGCTGGCCTACGAGACCGGACTGGTCGGCCGGCGTAGCTGA
- a CDS encoding DUF2867 domain-containing protein has product MRTRPLPSGVYSGRHWRIHEITEDFDLEDVWALPVQGGPDDLPRFVTAMMADDDRDFPAAYRFLFAVRWALGRMLGTDGDEQGLGGRVAPLRDRLPEDLRNSPAPESDTIPFHALYLTDREYAAEIANRTMHGVLHLGWVEDDSAPDGYSAQMSVLVRPNGRFGEVYMALIKPFRYAIVYPALLRTVGQRWDTARSVA; this is encoded by the coding sequence ATGAGGACCAGACCGCTGCCGTCCGGCGTTTACTCCGGCCGGCATTGGCGGATCCACGAGATCACCGAGGACTTCGACCTCGAGGACGTCTGGGCGCTGCCCGTCCAGGGCGGCCCCGACGACCTGCCGCGCTTCGTCACAGCGATGATGGCCGATGACGACCGCGACTTCCCGGCGGCGTACCGCTTCCTCTTCGCGGTCCGCTGGGCGCTCGGCAGGATGCTCGGCACCGACGGCGACGAGCAGGGTCTGGGAGGACGGGTCGCGCCGCTGCGCGATCGTCTGCCCGAAGACCTCAGGAACAGTCCGGCACCCGAGAGCGACACCATCCCGTTCCACGCGCTCTACCTGACGGATCGGGAGTACGCCGCGGAGATCGCAAACCGCACGATGCACGGTGTCCTGCACCTAGGCTGGGTCGAGGACGACAGCGCCCCCGACGGCTACAGCGCGCAGATGAGCGTGCTGGTGCGACCCAACGGGCGGTTCGGCGAGGTCTACATGGCCCTCATCAAGCCCTTCCGCTACGCCATCGTCTATCCGGCCCTGCTGCGCACGGTCGGACAGCGCTGGGACACGGCCAGGAGCGTGGCGTGA
- a CDS encoding putative quinol monooxygenase — translation MIFIAARFRIKPEYAEDWPVISGPFTEATRAEPGNLWFDWARSLDDPNEYFLLEAFADEGAGAAHVTSAHFKQAQADLPRHLAETPRIVNTDVPGQEWSELGELAVTG, via the coding sequence ATGATCTTCATCGCCGCCCGCTTCCGGATCAAGCCGGAGTACGCCGAGGACTGGCCGGTCATCTCCGGCCCGTTCACCGAGGCGACCCGGGCCGAGCCCGGCAACCTCTGGTTCGACTGGGCCCGCAGCCTCGACGACCCGAACGAGTACTTCCTGCTCGAGGCCTTCGCGGACGAGGGCGCCGGCGCCGCCCACGTCACCTCTGCCCACTTCAAGCAGGCCCAGGCGGACCTCCCGCGCCATCTCGCCGAGACACCGCGGATCGTCAACACCGACGTCCCGGGACAGGAGTGGTCCGAGCTCGGCGAGCTCGCGGTCACCGGCTGA
- a CDS encoding acetoin reductase, whose protein sequence is MSTTQESPRVALVTGAAQGIGKGIALRLAADGLDVAVNDIGANGDQLKALAEEIESMGRRSTAIEADVADPAAVQTMVDRVAADLGRLDVAVANAGIADVKPLLETTPEEFDHLMSINLRGVYLCYTAAAKQMIKQGGGGKIIGAASIVAYRPFALLGPYSASKWAVRGLTQAAAMEWAQHNITVNAYCPGIVGTAMWDHIDEELAKHEGLRKGAAIEKHSELIHLGRVSVPEDVAAFVSYLASKDSDYMTGQSVMIDGGIQFS, encoded by the coding sequence ATGTCCACAACCCAAGAATCACCGCGTGTCGCCCTCGTGACCGGAGCAGCCCAGGGCATCGGCAAAGGCATCGCCCTACGTCTCGCCGCTGACGGGCTCGACGTCGCAGTCAACGACATCGGTGCCAACGGCGACCAGCTCAAGGCCCTGGCAGAAGAGATCGAGTCGATGGGTAGGCGTTCGACCGCGATCGAGGCTGATGTCGCCGATCCGGCCGCGGTGCAGACCATGGTGGACCGGGTGGCCGCCGACCTCGGACGACTCGATGTCGCAGTGGCCAACGCCGGGATCGCCGACGTGAAGCCGTTGCTGGAGACGACACCCGAGGAGTTCGACCACCTGATGTCGATCAACCTCCGCGGTGTCTACCTCTGCTACACGGCAGCCGCGAAGCAGATGATCAAGCAGGGCGGTGGCGGCAAGATCATCGGCGCCGCGTCGATCGTGGCGTACCGGCCCTTCGCGCTGCTCGGCCCCTACTCGGCCTCCAAGTGGGCCGTCCGCGGGCTCACCCAGGCCGCGGCGATGGAGTGGGCACAGCACAACATCACCGTCAACGCGTACTGTCCGGGCATCGTCGGCACCGCGATGTGGGACCACATCGACGAGGAGCTGGCCAAGCACGAAGGTCTGCGCAAGGGCGCGGCCATCGAGAAGCACTCCGAGCTGATCCACCTCGGCAGGGTGTCGGTTCCTGAGGACGTGGCCGCGTTCGTGTCCTACCTGGCCTCCAAGGACTCCGACTACATGACGGGCCAGTCCGTGATGATCGACGGGGGCATCCAGTTCTCGTGA
- a CDS encoding DUF1097 domain-containing protein produces the protein MKKLLGIGISVGVLAGIWTQVSIELTLITWVGFVAWACYFAAGGGREGFLKGLAANLAGALWGYGASLVLTYATFTGAVALAVTVVAFILCLQAAVDLLSFIPGAFAGTAVLFGTSFDLGGTVIALVVGACLGWLSDIVARRIQTAVDRSGQPLPASQP, from the coding sequence ATGAAGAAGCTCCTCGGAATCGGCATCTCGGTCGGAGTGCTCGCCGGCATCTGGACCCAGGTGAGCATCGAGCTCACGCTCATCACCTGGGTCGGGTTCGTCGCCTGGGCGTGCTACTTCGCCGCCGGCGGCGGACGCGAAGGATTCCTCAAGGGTCTCGCGGCGAACCTTGCCGGTGCACTGTGGGGATACGGCGCCAGCCTGGTCCTGACCTACGCGACCTTCACCGGAGCGGTCGCCCTGGCGGTCACGGTCGTCGCGTTCATCCTGTGCCTGCAGGCGGCCGTGGACCTGCTGTCCTTCATCCCCGGAGCCTTCGCCGGCACCGCGGTGCTCTTCGGCACGTCGTTCGACCTCGGCGGCACGGTCATCGCGCTGGTGGTCGGCGCCTGCCTCGGGTGGCTCTCGGACATCGTCGCCCGACGGATCCAGACCGCGGTCGACCGATCCGGACAGCCGCTCCCCGCGTCCCAGCCCTGA
- a CDS encoding NAD(P)-dependent alcohol dehydrogenase, which translates to MSTMRAVQVVGYHQPLAMADVPVPEPTGPFDVVVRIGGAGVCRTDLHILEGQWAEKSGVALPYTIGHENAGWVHAVGDAVTHVAEGDKVILHPLITCGLCRACRSGDDVHCELNQFPGIDTNGGYAEYLKTSARSVVKIDDSLEPADVAALADAGLTAYHAAAKAARRLTPRDRCVIIGAGGLGHIGIQVLKALSPAELIVVDRNPDAVKLALDIGADHGVVAEGTQVDQILELTDGHGAEVLVDFVGEGGATAEGVRMLRQAGDYHVVGYGENIDVPTIDIISAEINFVGNLVGSYNDLCDLMALAARGAVTLHTQKYALDDFQTAISDLDAGRVRGRAILVP; encoded by the coding sequence ATGAGCACCATGCGAGCCGTCCAGGTGGTCGGCTACCACCAACCGCTGGCGATGGCCGACGTCCCGGTACCCGAGCCGACCGGCCCGTTCGACGTCGTCGTCAGGATCGGCGGCGCCGGAGTGTGCCGCACCGACCTGCACATCCTGGAGGGCCAGTGGGCGGAGAAGTCAGGCGTCGCACTGCCCTACACGATCGGTCACGAGAACGCCGGCTGGGTGCACGCGGTGGGTGACGCCGTCACCCACGTCGCCGAGGGCGACAAGGTGATCCTGCACCCGCTGATCACGTGCGGGCTGTGCCGTGCCTGCCGCTCAGGGGACGACGTCCACTGCGAGCTCAACCAGTTCCCCGGCATCGACACCAACGGTGGCTACGCGGAGTACCTGAAGACCTCCGCACGCTCGGTGGTCAAGATCGACGACTCCCTCGAGCCCGCCGACGTGGCCGCCCTTGCCGACGCCGGACTGACCGCCTACCACGCGGCGGCGAAGGCCGCCCGGCGGCTGACCCCGCGCGACAGGTGCGTGATCATCGGCGCCGGCGGGCTCGGGCACATCGGCATCCAGGTGCTGAAGGCACTCAGCCCGGCCGAGCTGATCGTGGTCGACCGAAACCCGGACGCGGTGAAGCTCGCCCTCGACATCGGCGCCGACCACGGCGTCGTCGCCGAGGGCACCCAGGTCGACCAGATCCTCGAGCTCACCGACGGCCACGGCGCCGAGGTCCTCGTCGACTTTGTCGGCGAAGGCGGCGCGACGGCGGAGGGAGTCCGGATGCTCCGCCAGGCGGGCGACTACCACGTCGTGGGATACGGCGAGAACATCGATGTGCCGACCATCGACATCATCTCGGCCGAGATCAACTTCGTCGGCAACCTGGTCGGCTCCTACAACGACCTGTGCGACCTGATGGCGCTCGCCGCCCGCGGCGCCGTCACGCTGCACACCCAGAAGTACGCCCTCGACGACTTCCAGACCGCCATCTCCGACCTCGACGCCGGCCGGGTCCGCGGCCGCGCGATCCTGGTCCCCTGA
- a CDS encoding iron-sulfur cluster assembly protein, with amino-acid sequence MSLLTHESTHERQAYAALGSVVDPELDEPITDLGFVRSLTVSGTAPVEIEVHLRLPTSFCSPNFAYLMASDAKDALTALPWTGHVVVELDDHHDSDLINAGLAADAGYVGTFRHEAESSLDELRTTFHRKAHTAALERCLTRLLRGQPDLPADAVGDVRLQDLPDDEFTAALLRRRAVLGLPDLPEAYVLVDHDGRRPDDIPLALRRARSTRISIDGNAHFCRGLLATRYGDEVTSPAFVPLTDLHREGASS; translated from the coding sequence ATGTCGCTGCTGACCCACGAGAGCACCCACGAGCGCCAGGCGTACGCCGCACTCGGCTCGGTCGTCGACCCCGAGCTCGACGAGCCCATCACCGACCTGGGCTTCGTCCGGTCGCTGACCGTCTCCGGGACCGCGCCTGTCGAGATCGAGGTCCACCTGAGGCTGCCGACGTCGTTCTGCTCGCCCAACTTCGCCTATCTGATGGCGAGCGACGCCAAGGACGCACTGACCGCGCTGCCGTGGACCGGCCACGTGGTCGTCGAGCTGGACGACCACCACGACTCAGACCTGATCAACGCCGGTCTGGCCGCCGACGCCGGCTACGTCGGCACCTTCCGCCACGAGGCCGAGTCGTCCCTGGACGAGCTGCGGACCACGTTCCACCGCAAGGCACACACGGCTGCGCTCGAGCGTTGCCTGACCCGGCTGTTGAGGGGGCAGCCGGACCTGCCTGCGGACGCCGTGGGTGATGTTCGGCTCCAGGACCTCCCCGACGACGAGTTCACCGCTGCGCTCCTGCGGCGCCGGGCGGTCCTCGGTCTGCCCGACCTGCCGGAGGCGTACGTCCTGGTCGACCACGACGGCCGGCGACCCGACGACATCCCGCTGGCACTGCGGCGGGCACGTTCGACCCGGATCTCGATCGACGGGAACGCCCACTTCTGCCGCGGTCTGCTGGCGACGCGCTACGGCGACGAGGTCACCTCGCCCGCCTTCGTACCTCTGACCGACCTGCACCGAGAAGGAGCATCATCATGA
- a CDS encoding amidohydrolase family protein: protein MYTKNNESYFIVDAHVALWDARPENQRNIHGKQFIDCFYDYHRNLSPEEEVWPYEDYLYQGGERLMHDLFEVGYVDHAIFQPAHLGEFYTNGFGQTDEASQLTAKHPDKLTYNHHFDPRNGEAGLEQLHADAERFGLKGVKLYTAEWHGDSRGWKLTDPWAYRYFEACRKLGITNIHIHKGPTIRPLDRDAFDVADIDHVASDFTDLNFIVEHVGLPRLEDFCWIATQEPNVHGGLAVAMPFIHTRPRYFAQILGELIYWIGEDRIQFSSDYAIWTPRWLIERFVDFQIPEDMTEYAPLTVTQKKKILGLNAAKMYDLEVPAELRLPEADETATGPREPERADLAAV, encoded by the coding sequence ATGTACACCAAGAACAACGAGTCGTACTTCATCGTCGACGCCCACGTCGCGCTCTGGGACGCCCGTCCGGAGAACCAGCGCAACATCCACGGCAAGCAGTTCATCGACTGCTTCTACGACTATCACCGCAACCTCTCCCCCGAGGAAGAGGTCTGGCCTTATGAGGACTACCTCTACCAGGGCGGCGAGCGGCTGATGCACGACCTGTTCGAGGTCGGCTACGTCGACCACGCGATCTTCCAGCCGGCCCACCTCGGCGAGTTCTACACGAACGGCTTCGGGCAGACCGATGAAGCCTCACAGCTGACCGCGAAGCACCCGGACAAGCTGACGTACAACCACCACTTCGATCCCCGCAACGGCGAGGCCGGACTCGAGCAGCTCCACGCCGACGCCGAACGGTTCGGGCTCAAGGGTGTCAAGCTCTACACCGCCGAGTGGCACGGAGACTCGCGTGGCTGGAAGCTGACCGACCCCTGGGCGTACCGCTACTTCGAGGCCTGCCGGAAGCTCGGGATCACCAACATCCACATCCACAAGGGCCCGACGATCCGGCCGTTGGACCGCGACGCGTTCGACGTCGCCGACATCGACCACGTCGCCAGCGACTTCACCGACCTGAACTTCATCGTCGAGCACGTCGGCCTGCCCCGGCTCGAGGACTTCTGCTGGATCGCCACCCAGGAGCCCAACGTGCACGGGGGGCTGGCGGTGGCGATGCCGTTCATCCACACCCGGCCGCGCTACTTCGCGCAGATCCTCGGGGAGCTCATCTACTGGATCGGCGAGGACCGCATCCAGTTCTCCTCCGACTACGCGATCTGGACGCCGAGATGGCTGATCGAGCGGTTCGTCGACTTCCAGATCCCTGAGGACATGACCGAGTACGCCCCGCTGACGGTCACCCAGAAGAAGAAGATCCTCGGCCTCAACGCCGCGAAGATGTACGACCTGGAGGTGCCCGCCGAGCTGCGGCTGCCCGAGGCGGACGAGACCGCCACCGGTCCCCGGGAGCCCGAGCGCGCCGACCTCGCGGCGGTGTGA
- a CDS encoding GAF domain-containing protein, translated as MTGRHPIAQRTGAVDATALAPRVRASWQRSQEYGVSVEEVDPVFSGAYDKESLFFQCGQEVLHDLHRTLVGEPVSLMLTDPVGLVLNRLSGDQQLLRDLDAVHLAPGFSYAERAAGTNGLGLALADRTPTVVRADEHYSLSLCSYTCAAAPVIDPISGRLEGSVNLTTWSESSHELLLALAQSAASNTASLMVARAHGRFPRPAPRGEVFRVEAPRLEPGAGTLRELSTVWREALGKVRDALAVGRRVAVVGEPGVGRTTLVAQAFRDLRPRDRILAASAPNPADAEAWLSLWTPELAKQDTAVVVRDVNMLPAWVAERLHALLVEAAPGAVAGVPFAVTADTFEGVPAALTDLVDTVVEVPPLRERPEDVLPLAQRVGLRVRGREIALTPAAERALHDHGWPGNVTELVHVVQRAVSAGDQVDLRHLPADVLSDTRRPLSRIDAFERGEIVRVLTRPGITMQEAAAELGMSRATVYRKVQQYGIRLRPS; from the coding sequence ATGACAGGCCGCCATCCGATCGCGCAGCGCACCGGGGCCGTCGATGCGACGGCGCTGGCGCCTCGTGTCCGAGCGTCATGGCAGCGCAGCCAGGAGTACGGCGTCTCCGTCGAGGAGGTCGACCCGGTCTTCTCCGGGGCCTATGACAAGGAGTCGCTCTTCTTCCAGTGCGGCCAGGAGGTGCTCCACGACCTGCATCGGACCCTCGTCGGAGAACCGGTCAGCCTGATGCTCACCGACCCCGTCGGTCTGGTGCTCAACCGCCTCAGTGGTGACCAGCAGCTGCTCCGCGACCTCGACGCGGTGCACCTGGCGCCGGGGTTCAGCTATGCCGAGCGTGCGGCCGGCACCAACGGGCTCGGCCTCGCGCTGGCCGACCGGACCCCGACCGTGGTCCGGGCCGACGAGCACTACTCGCTCTCGCTGTGCAGCTACACCTGTGCGGCCGCCCCGGTGATCGACCCGATCAGCGGCCGCCTGGAGGGCAGCGTCAATCTGACCACCTGGTCGGAGTCGTCCCACGAGCTCCTGCTGGCCCTGGCCCAGTCGGCCGCGAGCAACACCGCGTCGCTCATGGTCGCGCGTGCCCACGGCAGGTTTCCGCGGCCGGCCCCCCGCGGCGAGGTGTTCCGGGTCGAGGCGCCCCGGCTGGAACCGGGCGCAGGAACCCTCCGTGAGCTCTCCACCGTCTGGCGCGAGGCGCTGGGCAAGGTACGCGACGCGCTCGCCGTCGGCCGGCGGGTTGCTGTGGTCGGAGAGCCGGGGGTAGGGCGTACGACCCTGGTCGCGCAGGCCTTCCGCGACCTGCGGCCGCGTGACCGGATCCTGGCGGCGTCCGCCCCGAATCCGGCCGACGCCGAAGCCTGGCTGTCGCTGTGGACGCCGGAGCTCGCCAAGCAGGACACCGCGGTGGTCGTACGCGACGTGAACATGCTCCCGGCCTGGGTGGCCGAGCGGCTGCATGCTCTCCTGGTCGAGGCCGCGCCCGGGGCGGTCGCCGGAGTGCCGTTCGCGGTGACCGCCGACACCTTCGAGGGCGTCCCCGCGGCCCTGACAGATCTCGTCGACACGGTGGTCGAGGTGCCGCCGCTGCGGGAGCGGCCGGAGGACGTGCTTCCGCTGGCGCAACGGGTCGGCCTGCGGGTGCGGGGCAGGGAGATCGCGCTGACCCCGGCCGCGGAGCGGGCGCTGCACGACCATGGCTGGCCGGGCAACGTCACCGAGCTCGTCCATGTCGTCCAGCGGGCCGTGAGCGCCGGAGACCAGGTCGACCTGCGCCACCTTCCCGCTGACGTCCTCTCCGACACCAGACGCCCGCTGTCCCGCATCGACGCCTTCGAGCGCGGTGAGATCGTCCGCGTCCTGACCCGTCCGGGGATCACCATGCAGGAAGCGGCCGCGGAGCTCGGGATGTCGCGCGCCACCGTCTACCGCAAGGTGCAGCAGTACGGGATCCGGCTCCGACCGAGCTAG